A window of Argopecten irradians isolate NY chromosome 14, Ai_NY, whole genome shotgun sequence contains these coding sequences:
- the LOC138308236 gene encoding uncharacterized protein, with the protein MASKVTIVSSVLASVLLILQIVSIATTYWFVMVSEGKLIARVGLFTVCVYTNLGEVCIAYGEMMFKGSTPPFSYFGFVGLNVIGCFCNCLFIIFCVVQACSSTPRPERPFLQRQATMWFISAGCLIASVIWIFISLVAANDKLSTTRSLSSISLSPGYSFYIGCVIGAVLFVSAIVITIIARRLPVVEAPPTGIVISGHSQAVEMGNGQSSVGVISPPAYHHVYSLNTKAGQV; encoded by the exons ATGGCATCCAAAGTTACTATTGTCAGCAGTGTATTAGCCTCAGTACTCCTCATTCTACAGATAGTATCTATCGCCACCACTTACTGGTTTGTTATGGTTTCTGAAGGGAAACTGATCGCACGAGTCGGTCTATTTACGGTGTGTGTATATACAAACTTAGGGGAAGTATGTATAGCGTATGGAGAGATGATGTTTAAAGGCTCGACACCGccat TCAGCTACTTCGGATTTGTGGGACTAAATGTCATTGGATGTTTCTGTAACTGTCTCttcatcattttttgtgttgtcCAAGCATGTTCCTCTACGCCTCGTCCAGAGCGTCCGTTTCTGCAAAGACAAGCTACAATGTGGTTCATATCGG CTGGATGTCTCATTGCTTCAGTAATTTGGATCTTTATATCGCTGGTGGCTGCTAATGATAAACTTTCGACCACGCGCTCGCTATCATCCATTTCGCTCTCTCCCGGGTACTCCTTCTATATAGGCTGTGTAATTGGTGCAGTCCTTTTCGTTTCTGCCATCGTTATTACAATTATTGCCAGACGTCTCCCTGTGGTCGAGGCACCACCCACTGGCATCGTGATCAGTGGACATTCTCAGGCAGTTGAAATGGGAAATGGACAGTCATCtgtaggagttatctccccacCAGCATACCATCACGTCTACTCGTTAAACACCAAAGCAGGACAAGTTTAA